Proteins found in one Methanospirillum hungatei JF-1 genomic segment:
- a CDS encoding HEAT repeat domain-containing protein, translating to MKSIFRPNPERMRLKGNLKGLLRLLDGKNDTALRIEAILALGRMKTPVAVEELIRLFQDPEYGIRNAASHALVQIGSDAINPLIRALSVSDEETARMIHTTLTAMGDDAAREIVKNITTLQGIGYERAGYILNSMGTRIIPVLIDAYGTEDQTTTRFIEGLFESFGRSAIQPLIKGLNHDHEEVRARISAYLIILGDQVVGDLLSSCGQDEEWLRELKFYIISEIGKPALDPLYQALKDPNPVTSSMAQKAFLEFGESAIMPLISGLYDQDPEVRKVSENALTRIGEPVIPHLLEEMSVRRDTDREPIISVIQHIGEPAIPYLIGNLIHSKGDRSKQMVQILSRMGAVTIPYLINSVREQSDTSGIKEAILSMGRIAFPFLEEASERERGKTSVFAIDLLRQIDPVRSIEPMISALYHTDREVRETALDNLVASGEIAIPRLIQVLGSGDEEAVDLAKIALMKNGELAIPHLVDSLSDPMGANHALILEILRENETAALPYLIPFMAPGKDGYDEAMTLIREIGADATAPLLQALSGSGPELAREITSYLSELFSQDPRKFIMRLFSGQVPDTDLMYELVHTSPEVVIPELIDIFQGDDGSRALIAGDLLSRFGKDAIPPFIDALRSETDDDRKLEITSFLIRIGEDAIPDLVARLGDEDIAPYAMAALSAIGEPAVPALLPLLKSPDLIAQQYAIHALTRIGTPAASALMTLMQEDESLVPLISRIMAGMGGSALPELIQELETLQGSGQEGSSRGIAVMSLITEIALSNRDDLRHLFSIQNPILITMFERIFISKGEQILAPLLDAVMYEQAVPDMAANIITSMRPQAQTAVTRLLKSIGPGDRRRIALLKVLGVLKDPASAPLMYEALQDPDHEIRMTAIRELGKFGREALGPLTDAMHDPDPHVRAAAVESLGDIGLPVLDQLIAALKDPDGSIRAAALKGISKIGEPGQFMLVQTLDDKDRKVRNAVARLLEESGWKPKYTTDRLSYLFAKEKFDDLIRIGPPSVDTLAKGLHDDDPEIRERSRDALAVIRDSIQT from the coding sequence ATGAAGTCTATTTTCAGACCGAATCCGGAACGGATGAGACTTAAAGGGAATTTAAAAGGCCTTCTCCGGTTACTGGACGGGAAAAATGATACTGCATTACGGATAGAAGCAATATTAGCGCTCGGCCGGATGAAAACTCCGGTTGCAGTTGAAGAACTTATCAGACTTTTTCAGGACCCTGAGTATGGGATCAGGAATGCTGCATCTCATGCGCTTGTTCAAATTGGATCTGATGCTATAAACCCGCTGATTCGGGCTTTGTCTGTATCTGATGAAGAGACCGCGAGGATGATTCATACCACTCTTACCGCGATGGGTGATGATGCAGCCAGGGAAATAGTAAAGAATATCACCACACTTCAGGGTATTGGATATGAACGAGCAGGATATATCCTGAATTCAATGGGTACTCGGATTATTCCGGTTCTTATAGATGCCTACGGGACAGAGGATCAGACGACGACCAGGTTCATCGAGGGTCTGTTTGAGTCATTTGGCAGATCAGCAATCCAGCCGTTAATCAAGGGGCTGAATCATGACCATGAAGAAGTCAGAGCACGTATCTCTGCTTATCTTATTATTCTGGGTGACCAGGTAGTTGGAGATCTCCTCTCATCATGCGGTCAGGATGAGGAATGGCTGCGAGAACTGAAATTTTACATCATCAGTGAGATAGGAAAGCCGGCACTCGACCCCCTTTATCAGGCACTCAAAGATCCAAATCCGGTCACTTCTTCAATGGCACAAAAGGCATTCCTTGAGTTTGGAGAATCGGCAATTATGCCTCTGATATCCGGTCTGTATGATCAGGACCCTGAAGTCCGGAAGGTATCAGAAAATGCCCTGACCAGGATAGGAGAGCCTGTCATCCCTCACCTGCTTGAGGAGATGTCTGTACGCCGTGATACTGATCGCGAACCGATTATCTCTGTCATTCAGCATATCGGTGAACCTGCTATCCCTTACCTTATCGGGAATCTGATTCATTCGAAGGGTGATCGTTCAAAACAGATGGTTCAGATTCTGTCACGAATGGGAGCTGTCACCATTCCCTATCTTATCAATTCTGTCAGGGAGCAATCAGATACGTCCGGAATAAAAGAGGCAATTCTCTCGATGGGGCGTATTGCATTCCCCTTTTTGGAAGAGGCATCTGAGCGTGAGCGGGGAAAAACTTCTGTATTCGCTATTGATCTTCTCAGACAGATTGATCCGGTCAGATCCATTGAGCCGATGATTAGTGCTCTGTATCATACTGACCGGGAGGTACGGGAGACTGCTCTTGATAACCTGGTTGCTTCAGGTGAGATTGCGATCCCCCGTCTGATTCAGGTTCTTGGTTCTGGCGATGAAGAGGCGGTCGATCTGGCAAAGATTGCTCTCATGAAGAATGGAGAACTGGCAATCCCCCATCTTGTAGATTCGTTGTCAGATCCCATGGGTGCCAATCATGCTCTTATCCTGGAGATTCTCCGTGAGAACGAGACTGCTGCTCTTCCGTACCTTATCCCGTTCATGGCACCGGGAAAGGACGGTTATGATGAGGCGATGACACTTATTCGTGAGATTGGTGCAGATGCAACCGCTCCTCTTCTGCAGGCTCTTTCAGGTTCAGGGCCCGAACTGGCCAGGGAGATCACGTCTTACCTGTCAGAGTTATTCAGTCAGGATCCCAGGAAATTTATCATGCGGCTCTTTTCCGGTCAGGTACCGGACACCGATCTGATGTACGAACTGGTGCATACCTCACCTGAGGTTGTCATTCCGGAGCTTATCGATATATTTCAGGGAGATGACGGGTCCCGGGCACTTATTGCAGGAGATCTGTTGTCCAGGTTTGGAAAGGATGCTATTCCACCGTTTATTGATGCCCTCCGGAGTGAAACTGATGATGACCGGAAGCTTGAGATAACGAGTTTCCTGATTCGAATCGGAGAAGATGCCATTCCTGATCTGGTAGCACGGCTTGGTGACGAGGATATTGCTCCTTATGCCATGGCAGCATTAAGCGCTATTGGCGAACCTGCAGTACCCGCTCTTTTGCCTTTGCTGAAAAGTCCTGACCTGATTGCACAACAATATGCGATTCATGCTCTTACCAGAATTGGTACTCCGGCTGCTTCGGCACTGATGACCCTGATGCAGGAAGATGAGAGTCTTGTGCCATTGATTAGCCGGATAATGGCCGGAATGGGAGGTTCAGCCCTGCCAGAGCTTATTCAGGAACTTGAGACGCTTCAAGGATCAGGACAGGAGGGTAGCAGCAGAGGTATTGCGGTCATGTCGCTGATAACCGAGATAGCTCTTTCAAACAGAGACGACCTCAGGCACCTCTTCTCCATACAAAATCCGATCCTCATCACGATGTTTGAGCGTATATTTATCAGTAAGGGTGAGCAGATCCTGGCCCCTCTTCTGGATGCCGTCATGTATGAACAGGCTGTACCTGACATGGCCGCCAATATCATCACCTCCATGCGCCCACAGGCACAGACCGCCGTTACCAGGCTTTTAAAATCCATAGGTCCTGGAGACAGACGACGGATTGCCCTTTTAAAGGTGCTTGGTGTTCTGAAAGATCCGGCATCTGCCCCTCTTATGTATGAGGCATTGCAGGATCCGGATCATGAAATCAGGATGACTGCCATCAGGGAACTTGGAAAGTTTGGCAGGGAAGCTCTGGGACCACTGACCGATGCGATGCATGACCCGGACCCTCATGTTCGTGCAGCAGCGGTTGAATCATTGGGTGATATCGGACTTCCTGTCCTTGATCAGCTGATTGCAGCATTAAAAGATCCCGACGGTTCAATCCGTGCAGCAGCACTCAAAGGGATATCCAAGATCGGGGAACCAGGTCAGTTTATGCTGGTTCAGACACTTGATGACAAAGACAGAAAAGTCAGAAATGCGGTGGCAAGGTTATTGGAAGAGAGCGGGTGGAAACCCAAGTATACGACTGATCGGCTGAGTTACCTCTTTGCCAAAGAGAAATTTGATGATCTCATCCGTATCGGACCTCCAAGTGTTGATACCCTTGCCAAGGGGCTTCATGATGATGACCCTGAAATCAGGGAACGATCCCGGGATGCACTCGCTGTCATAAGGGATTCTATTCAAACATAA
- the pyrB gene encoding aspartate carbamoyltransferase has translation MNHIISIHDLDRDQIDRLLARAGEVTAEFAGKEPLKGKILGLLFFEPSTRTRMSFESAMLRLGGSCMNLGGVEVSSMAKGETLADTIRVVSGYADAIVLRHPKVGAARLASEFSEIPILNGGDGAGQHPSQTLIDLYTIRQSMSLDNIHIGLIGDLMYGRTTHSLAYALTHYNARIHTIAPKGLGLPDSIHDNLEERGATVIEHDSIEEVISDLDVLYVTRLQRERFPDPAKFYDVSSSYRITPSLLTDVKEHLAILHPLPRVDEIDPSVDNLPYARYFEQARNGVPVRMAMLTEVMV, from the coding sequence ATGAATCACATCATCTCCATCCATGATCTGGACCGGGATCAGATCGACCGGCTATTGGCCAGGGCTGGAGAAGTAACCGCTGAATTTGCAGGTAAAGAACCGCTTAAAGGAAAAATCCTCGGTCTCCTCTTTTTTGAACCCAGCACCCGGACACGGATGTCATTTGAATCTGCCATGCTCCGGCTTGGCGGGTCCTGTATGAACCTTGGCGGCGTGGAGGTAAGTTCCATGGCAAAAGGAGAGACCCTTGCCGACACCATCCGGGTTGTCAGCGGGTATGCTGATGCCATTGTGCTCCGTCATCCCAAGGTTGGGGCAGCCAGGCTTGCCAGTGAATTTTCAGAGATTCCAATTCTGAATGGAGGGGACGGCGCCGGACAACATCCTTCCCAGACCCTCATCGATCTCTATACCATCCGTCAGTCAATGTCACTAGACAACATTCATATCGGTCTTATCGGGGACTTGATGTATGGCAGGACCACTCATTCCCTTGCCTATGCACTAACCCACTACAATGCGAGGATCCATACGATTGCACCAAAGGGACTAGGGCTTCCTGATTCCATTCATGATAATCTTGAGGAGCGGGGGGCCACCGTTATCGAACATGATTCGATTGAAGAGGTAATCAGTGACCTGGATGTGCTGTATGTGACCAGACTTCAGCGTGAGAGGTTCCCTGACCCTGCCAAATTTTATGATGTATCGTCCAGTTACCGGATCACCCCCTCCCTTCTCACTGATGTAAAGGAACACCTTGCTATTCTGCATCCCTTACCGCGGGTTGATGAGATTGATCCGTCTGTTGACAACCTTCCCTATGCCCGGTATTTTGAACAGGCAAGAAATGGCGTCCCAGTCAGGATGGCCATGCTCACCGAGGTTATGGTATGA
- the pyrI gene encoding aspartate carbamoyltransferase regulatory subunit, with the protein MTNEEPKRTLVISTIENGTVIDHIKAGEALTVLRILGITGSTRECVSVATNVSSKAQEKKDVVKIEKRELKAQEVDRIALVAPNATINIIRNFRVIEKKGVIIPPVLIGVLRCPNPCCITNTNEPVMSRFEMHGKKAVCSYCDAVISSDISSHII; encoded by the coding sequence ATGACCAATGAAGAGCCAAAACGGACTTTGGTCATCAGCACAATCGAGAACGGTACGGTTATCGATCATATCAAAGCCGGAGAGGCACTCACCGTCCTCCGGATTCTTGGGATAACGGGAAGTACCCGGGAGTGCGTCAGTGTTGCAACCAATGTCAGCAGCAAGGCACAGGAGAAGAAAGATGTAGTAAAGATAGAGAAGCGGGAGCTCAAAGCACAGGAAGTTGATCGGATAGCCCTTGTTGCACCGAACGCCACCATCAATATCATCCGTAATTTCAGGGTTATTGAAAAGAAAGGTGTTATTATCCCCCCGGTTCTGATTGGAGTTTTACGATGTCCCAATCCCTGTTGTATTACAAATACCAATGAACCTGTTATGAGCAGATTTGAGATGCATGGGAAGAAAGCAGTTTGTTCCTATTGTGATGCGGTTATCTCATCCGACATCTCTTCGCATATCATCTGA
- a CDS encoding phosphopantetheine adenylyltransferase, producing MKIMVGGTFDPLHDGHRLLIRRAFDLATPEGTVIIGLTSDSFANRKSHPIHSYADRYRDLVSFIKSLEPETTWEIEELHDQYGSTLDADFDALVVSEETFPVGKNINQKRRERGKPCVEIHMIRCVLAEDGRWISSTRIWRGEIDTHGRLIQQQPQKEGSSDDMRRDVG from the coding sequence ATGAAAATTATGGTGGGGGGCACGTTTGATCCTCTGCATGACGGACACCGGCTTCTCATCAGACGCGCTTTTGACCTGGCCACCCCGGAAGGGACGGTCATAATCGGCCTTACCAGTGATTCTTTTGCCAACCGGAAGAGTCATCCGATTCATTCCTATGCTGACCGGTACCGGGATCTGGTCTCATTTATCAAATCCCTTGAACCTGAAACGACCTGGGAGATAGAAGAACTGCATGATCAGTACGGTTCCACACTTGATGCAGACTTTGATGCTCTGGTTGTCAGTGAAGAGACATTTCCTGTCGGGAAAAATATCAATCAGAAGAGGCGGGAGCGGGGAAAGCCGTGCGTTGAAATTCACATGATACGGTGCGTCCTTGCAGAGGATGGCCGATGGATATCAAGTACCCGTATCTGGCGGGGTGAGATCGATACACATGGGAGACTGATACAGCAGCAGCCCCAAAAAGAAGGGAGTTCAGATGATATGCGAAGAGATGTCGGATGA
- a CDS encoding gamma carbonic anhydrase family protein: protein MQIYQNIPNAAFIAPNSTVIGDVVTGQEVNVWYGAVIRADKDRITIGDRSNIQDNCVVHTSKGHPVTIGDDVSVGHGAILHGCTIGSTVLVGMGAIVLNGAVVSDNTIIGAGAVITEGKVIPPGSLVLGLPGKVIRTLSDEEIAGIRTNASEYVKLARIHAHE from the coding sequence ATGCAGATTTATCAGAATATCCCAAACGCTGCTTTTATTGCACCAAACTCCACGGTCATTGGCGATGTGGTTACCGGTCAGGAGGTCAATGTCTGGTACGGAGCTGTCATCCGTGCAGACAAGGACCGGATTACCATTGGAGATCGATCCAATATTCAGGATAATTGTGTGGTCCACACTTCAAAAGGGCATCCGGTTACCATTGGTGACGATGTATCCGTCGGCCATGGCGCAATCCTTCATGGATGTACTATCGGGAGCACTGTCCTGGTTGGAATGGGGGCGATTGTATTAAACGGTGCGGTTGTTAGTGACAATACCATCATTGGTGCAGGCGCCGTTATTACTGAAGGAAAGGTCATACCTCCCGGATCTCTGGTCCTTGGTCTGCCTGGAAAGGTGATCAGAACACTTTCAGATGAAGAGATAGCAGGAATACGAACGAATGCTTCTGAGTATGTAAAACTTGCACGGATTCATGCCCATGAATAA
- a CDS encoding CoB--CoM heterodisulfide reductase iron-sulfur subunit A family protein, whose translation MNNAVVIGGGIAGITAALDIANHGVHVALIEREPTIGGHMAMLDKTFPTNDCSMCILSPKMVEVERHPTITLHTCSEVIGVEGEAGNFSVHVLRHPRYVRAADCTGCGDCVEVCPVEVYNRFDAGIGVRKAIYKAHPQVVPNVVIRDKEHCIDCGLCYDICGKQAVLRDSEDAEEELVIKAGTIVIATGYAVFDARKKTPYKYLSIPDVITSLELERIINASGPTGGKVKRISDGQPPKEIVFIQCVGSRDLPLGCPSCSAVCCMYAIKNAMLIKEKNPDTRVTILYMDIRAYGKGYEEYYARAEQLGVRFIRGMPGDIYAQDGTIIVQVENSETKDVLKIHADLVVLSVGIRPTGNASTLAERLGITCDESGFFESVNVKSGPVQTLKPGVFIAGTCKEPMDIPDSVMEGGAAAMQAVMSLMRG comes from the coding sequence ATGAATAACGCGGTCGTAATCGGAGGAGGCATAGCAGGAATTACTGCTGCACTGGATATTGCCAACCATGGTGTACATGTAGCCCTTATTGAACGTGAACCGACCATCGGAGGTCATATGGCGATGCTGGATAAGACGTTCCCGACAAATGACTGTTCCATGTGTATTTTAAGTCCCAAGATGGTCGAGGTTGAGAGGCATCCCACCATAACACTTCATACCTGTTCTGAAGTTATCGGAGTAGAGGGAGAAGCGGGAAACTTCTCTGTCCATGTGCTCCGTCATCCCCGGTATGTCAGGGCAGCGGATTGTACCGGCTGTGGGGACTGTGTGGAAGTTTGTCCTGTTGAGGTCTATAACCGGTTTGATGCCGGGATTGGTGTCAGGAAAGCAATATATAAGGCGCATCCACAGGTTGTACCCAATGTCGTCATACGTGACAAGGAGCATTGTATTGACTGCGGTCTCTGCTATGATATCTGTGGGAAACAGGCCGTTCTCAGGGATAGTGAAGATGCAGAGGAGGAGTTAGTCATCAAGGCCGGAACCATCGTAATCGCAACCGGATATGCCGTCTTTGATGCACGAAAGAAAACTCCCTACAAATATCTCTCAATACCGGATGTAATCACCAGCCTGGAACTGGAACGTATTATTAATGCCAGCGGGCCGACAGGGGGGAAGGTAAAACGGATTTCCGATGGTCAGCCGCCAAAGGAGATCGTCTTTATCCAATGCGTTGGTTCACGGGACTTGCCACTGGGATGCCCCTCCTGTTCGGCAGTCTGCTGTATGTATGCGATAAAAAATGCCATGCTGATTAAGGAGAAGAATCCGGATACCCGTGTTACGATTCTGTATATGGATATCCGTGCATATGGCAAGGGATATGAGGAGTATTATGCCCGTGCAGAGCAGCTTGGTGTCAGGTTTATCAGGGGGATGCCAGGAGATATCTATGCTCAGGACGGAACGATCATCGTGCAGGTTGAAAATTCAGAGACAAAGGATGTTCTTAAGATACATGCTGATCTCGTTGTTTTGTCTGTTGGAATCAGACCGACAGGAAATGCATCAACACTTGCCGAACGTCTTGGTATCACCTGCGATGAATCAGGATTTTTTGAGAGTGTAAATGTAAAATCAGGTCCGGTACAGACCTTAAAACCAGGAGTTTTTATTGCCGGGACCTGCAAGGAACCAATGGATATTCCTGATTCTGTCATGGAAGGCGGTGCAGCAGCAATGCAGGCCGTAATGAGTCTGATGCGTGGATGA
- the mtnA gene encoding S-methyl-5-thioribose-1-phosphate isomerase, translated as MTMEPLRPILFHPHIPSIEYIEQTLLPDIYEVRTARTIPDLAEAIKRLGIRGAPALGCAGGCGVALSALITKADSLPEFLDQVGSDADLLRKTRPTAVNLFYGIDHVLTAIMSSQTIEEAKSRAVDAAEEVIDADRRTCHAIGKTGLEVIPDGARILTHCNAGALACAEWGTALGVIRSAHEAGKNISVYACETRPLLQGARLTTWELLRDGIDVTLITDSMAAVLMRKGAIDVVIVGADRIVSDAVFNKIGTYMHAVCAQTHTIPFYVAAPLSTFDEESCEDMVIIEERDPQEVRKVRGCVTGPDNVPVWNPAFDATPVHLISGIITEYGIFTLPRDIETIKQLKKGKDMQRH; from the coding sequence ATGACCATGGAGCCTCTTCGTCCAATTCTTTTTCACCCCCACATTCCCTCAATTGAATACATAGAACAGACCCTGCTTCCTGACATCTATGAAGTCAGAACCGCCAGGACAATTCCTGATCTTGCTGAAGCGATAAAACGTCTGGGTATCAGGGGTGCACCAGCGTTAGGGTGTGCCGGAGGATGTGGGGTTGCGTTATCGGCGCTGATTACGAAAGCAGATTCACTGCCGGAATTTTTAGACCAGGTGGGATCAGATGCAGATCTTCTCAGAAAAACCCGGCCTACTGCGGTGAATCTCTTTTATGGCATAGATCATGTCCTCACTGCTATCATGTCCTCACAAACGATAGAAGAGGCCAAAAGCAGGGCAGTAGATGCCGCAGAGGAGGTTATCGATGCTGACAGGAGAACCTGCCATGCCATTGGGAAAACCGGGCTTGAAGTCATTCCGGATGGTGCCAGAATCCTGACCCATTGTAATGCAGGAGCTCTTGCCTGTGCCGAATGGGGGACTGCTCTTGGAGTAATCCGTTCCGCTCATGAAGCAGGAAAGAACATTTCGGTATACGCCTGTGAAACGCGGCCACTTCTCCAGGGTGCCCGCCTTACCACCTGGGAACTGCTCAGAGACGGGATCGACGTCACCCTCATCACAGATTCCATGGCCGCCGTTCTCATGCGGAAAGGTGCCATCGACGTTGTAATTGTTGGAGCCGACAGAATCGTATCTGATGCAGTATTCAATAAAATCGGGACATATATGCATGCCGTCTGTGCACAGACTCATACTATTCCCTTTTATGTTGCAGCCCCACTCTCCACCTTTGACGAGGAGAGCTGTGAAGATATGGTCATCATTGAGGAGAGGGATCCACAAGAGGTCAGGAAGGTCCGTGGATGTGTGACCGGACCAGATAACGTCCCGGTATGGAATCCTGCTTTTGATGCAACACCCGTACATCTTATCTCCGGAATTATTACCGAGTACGGAATTTTTACACTCCCTCGTGATATTGAAACCATAAAACAGTTAAAGAAGGGGAAGGATATGCAGAGGCACTAA
- a CDS encoding DUF116 domain-containing protein, producing MLQPYMPVITLIGELTILVILSILVLGCILLILTLYAIRSGNILFPKFMRAGLLFLEGMMRSMFRLFGFEDSDFFRIIVTLQNTLNRKAFMSIPVTERVVFMPHCLRSNACPAHLHDEGLKCRECGLCKVGEGKRLLELLGYRVFIIPGSSFIKRMIKRYRPRAIIGIGCLLEVKEGIEMSGQYNIIAMGVVNTSDGCVETSADWDQVFKTAILGIAPDKIPEELKKYIE from the coding sequence ATGCTTCAGCCATATATGCCGGTAATCACGCTTATCGGAGAGCTGACAATACTGGTAATTTTATCCATCCTTGTGCTTGGATGCATTCTGCTTATTCTTACCCTCTATGCCATCCGCTCAGGAAATATTCTGTTTCCTAAGTTCATGCGGGCAGGACTTCTCTTTCTTGAAGGAATGATGCGAAGTATGTTCCGCCTCTTCGGTTTTGAAGACAGTGATTTTTTCAGGATCATTGTAACGCTTCAGAATACGCTGAACCGAAAGGCATTCATGTCTATCCCCGTGACCGAACGGGTTGTCTTTATGCCTCATTGTCTTCGATCCAATGCATGTCCTGCTCACCTGCATGACGAAGGGCTGAAATGTCGTGAATGCGGTCTCTGTAAGGTAGGAGAGGGAAAACGTCTGTTAGAGCTGTTAGGATACCGGGTGTTTATTATTCCTGGTTCTTCTTTTATCAAGCGGATGATAAAGCGGTATCGTCCCCGTGCGATTATCGGTATAGGATGTCTTCTTGAAGTAAAAGAGGGGATTGAGATGTCCGGTCAGTATAACATCATTGCCATGGGAGTTGTAAATACCTCTGATGGGTGTGTGGAGACTTCTGCAGACTGGGACCAGGTTTTCAAGACCGCTATTCTTGGTATTGCACCGGATAAAATCCCCGAAGAGCTGAAAAAATATATTGAATGA
- a CDS encoding geranylgeranylglycerol-phosphate geranylgeranyltransferase, giving the protein MNGAAYLSIIRPVNAVVAGLAGILASIIATGSIPAEFFWIFCIVLTITGAGNVINDYYDKEIDAINQPDRPIPSGQIIPGHALMYAILLFLIGNGIAILFTPLPLAGIAMGNSVILWLYASFLKKTPLIGNISVSYLAASIFLFGGAIQGTQGIISVFPIAGATWGVMLARELIKDAEDMPGDNEHGARTFPLLYGIRATIYLALISATAGVLMSLLLYSRWGAFYLGAIILVDAIILFGAIRGMKATNSEEMIKAKSSKILKAGMFASLLVFLLSAVLL; this is encoded by the coding sequence ATGAACGGCGCAGCCTATCTCTCCATCATCCGGCCGGTTAATGCAGTTGTTGCCGGACTAGCAGGAATTCTTGCATCAATTATCGCAACCGGCTCTATTCCGGCAGAGTTTTTTTGGATTTTTTGTATCGTCCTTACAATCACTGGGGCAGGCAATGTCATCAATGACTACTATGACAAGGAGATCGATGCGATAAACCAACCTGACCGGCCCATCCCATCAGGGCAGATAATACCAGGGCATGCACTCATGTATGCCATTCTTCTCTTTCTTATCGGTAATGGTATCGCCATCCTCTTCACCCCCCTGCCTCTTGCCGGAATAGCCATGGGAAATTCAGTTATTTTATGGCTGTATGCATCATTTTTAAAAAAGACGCCTCTCATTGGAAATATATCGGTATCATATCTTGCAGCAAGCATCTTTCTGTTCGGTGGCGCAATACAAGGAACTCAAGGCATTATATCTGTTTTTCCTATTGCCGGTGCCACCTGGGGTGTCATGCTTGCACGTGAACTCATAAAAGACGCTGAAGACATGCCGGGGGATAATGAACATGGAGCACGGACATTTCCTCTCCTCTATGGTATTCGTGCAACCATCTATCTTGCTCTCATAAGTGCAACTGCCGGCGTTCTCATGTCTCTGCTCCTCTATTCGAGGTGGGGGGCATTCTACCTGGGTGCCATCATTCTTGTTGATGCAATCATCCTGTTTGGAGCAATACGGGGAATGAAGGCAACCAATTCAGAAGAGATGATAAAAGCAAAGAGTTCAAAGATATTAAAGGCAGGAATGTTTGCTTCACTCCTGGTATTCCTACTCTCGGCAGTTCTGCTGTAA
- a CDS encoding tRNA (guanine(10)-N(2))-dimethyltransferase yields the protein MDLTWVTEGRTTIAVPCQNPDVPFPPGTAPVFYNSRMALNRDSTVLVVRQTHPHSYLDAMAASGIRGCRVGYETGVPVTFNDRDQLAIDLITHNVQSLGIKADITCRDANSLMSDEKFGFVDLDPFGTPAPFIDAAIRSSGKYLGVTATDTAPLCGAHLKAGIRRYMARPLNTEYHTEVGLRILLGNVARHAAVYDKGITPLFCYAHEHFVRLHLQLKSSASAADKSIARLGYIHQCPKCPYRLEEQKFFPGIHTCPLCGASLTPTGPLWTGSTHDPNILAGMIEDAETFIAGDPSGLLKLLALCRDEPDISFSYDYHKLGKFYRLSPGPIDVLLNRLRDKGYRAGRVHYSGYGIKTDAPLEEIRDCISS from the coding sequence ATGGACCTCACCTGGGTCACGGAAGGCAGGACCACGATTGCAGTGCCCTGCCAGAATCCTGACGTTCCCTTTCCGCCTGGCACAGCGCCCGTATTTTATAATTCCAGGATGGCACTGAATCGTGACAGTACCGTTCTTGTGGTACGGCAGACCCATCCACATTCATATCTGGATGCGATGGCCGCCTCCGGAATCAGGGGGTGCAGGGTCGGTTATGAAACCGGTGTTCCGGTCACCTTCAATGATCGGGATCAGTTGGCGATTGATCTTATCACGCATAATGTCCAGTCTCTTGGGATAAAGGCAGATATTACCTGTCGTGATGCGAACAGTCTGATGTCAGATGAGAAGTTCGGGTTTGTGGATCTTGATCCTTTTGGCACTCCTGCTCCGTTTATTGATGCTGCCATTCGTTCTTCGGGGAAGTATCTTGGCGTTACTGCAACTGATACGGCACCATTATGTGGTGCTCACCTGAAAGCAGGGATACGGCGGTACATGGCACGGCCACTCAATACCGAATACCATACCGAAGTTGGCCTTCGGATACTTCTTGGGAATGTTGCCAGGCATGCAGCGGTATATGACAAAGGGATTACTCCACTCTTCTGTTATGCCCATGAACATTTTGTCAGGCTTCATCTCCAGCTGAAGAGTAGTGCGTCGGCAGCTGACAAGAGTATTGCACGGCTTGGATACATTCATCAGTGTCCGAAATGCCCATACCGTTTGGAGGAACAGAAATTCTTCCCCGGGATTCATACCTGTCCGCTCTGCGGAGCATCATTAACTCCAACCGGACCACTCTGGACCGGATCAACCCATGATCCCAATATTCTTGCCGGGATGATAGAGGATGCTGAGACCTTTATCGCCGGTGATCCATCAGGACTATTAAAACTGTTAGCATTGTGCAGAGATGAGCCAGATATCTCCTTTAGTTATGATTATCATAAACTGGGGAAATTTTACCGGTTGTCACCAGGGCCGATCGATGTGCTGCTGAACCGACTCAGGGATAAAGGATACCGTGCAGGCCGGGTGCATTATTCCGGGTATGGTATCAAGACCGATGCACCGCTCGAAGAGATAAGGGATTGTATAAGTTCGTGA